In Kordia antarctica, the following proteins share a genomic window:
- the tamL gene encoding translocation and assembly module lipoprotein TamL: protein MKSYLAKISLFIIIVAFIGSCNSIKRVKESEQLLINNNLIVDGEKSNDPDALSQMYQKPNSRILGYPLRLNIYNAAGVDPDSVFTAWLDRDPTRRERLYRRYSEKQVEEMRSYKVGFNNWLKKIGEAPVIIDEKKTKKTTNRLKVYYQNKGYFNAKARYEVISSEQKKRASIDYTIVKGNPYFIDSLQVVIKSPDLDSIYNLHKDKSLVKQGKQYNTADFYNERERLTVLFRNSGIYNFQLNSIKPTVGIDSITPDYKLPTLIKINNLQERKQDTIVEKPYKVHRIKKVNIYTDNTFANSRSEYIDSVTYNEYTIYSNEKLRFRPKAITDAIFVHPGDVYRDNDRTLTYKHISNLRTFKYPNIQYKYDTDSLTDLVTDIYLSPLKKFSLGFDIDVTHSNIQDYGFSFSTSLLSRNVFRGAETLEISARGTLGASKDLADSEDQFFNISEIGADIRLNFPRFFFPFNTDKIIPKYMLPTTVLSLGTSVQQNIGLDRQTFTGLIRYNWTPSKKNTFNLELFNVQFIRNLNTSNYFNVYTSSYDRLNEVAQNSNYIADDASLDIALGETDQFIEDVVNNAFSVTADQLSTVLSVEQRQFRLTQDNLIASSKINFLHNNKENISDNTFFQFRTELEFAGNFLSAIANVTKLDKNARGKYELFGVQYSQYIKTEFDYIKHWEISAKQDVLAFRSFFGIAIPYGNSDNIPFARSYFGGGSNDNRAWSAYQLGPGRSASLLDFNEANLKLAFNVEYRFDLVGSFKGAFFADAGNIWNVFDDIGDKDREFNGFSSLQDIALGTGFGIRYDFSFFVLRFDTGFKTYDPAYPIGNRWFNDYNFGNAVYNIGINYPF from the coding sequence TTGAAATCTTATTTAGCAAAAATATCATTATTTATTATAATTGTCGCATTCATTGGCTCGTGTAATTCTATTAAGCGCGTGAAAGAAAGTGAGCAATTACTGATTAACAACAACTTAATCGTTGACGGAGAGAAATCAAACGATCCTGATGCGTTGAGTCAAATGTACCAAAAACCAAACAGTCGTATTTTGGGGTATCCGTTGCGATTAAATATTTATAATGCCGCAGGGGTTGATCCTGATTCTGTGTTTACAGCTTGGCTTGATCGCGATCCGACGCGAAGAGAACGTTTGTACAGACGTTATTCTGAAAAGCAAGTGGAAGAAATGAGAAGCTATAAAGTTGGTTTTAATAATTGGTTGAAAAAAATTGGTGAAGCGCCTGTGATTATCGACGAAAAAAAGACCAAGAAAACAACCAATCGTTTAAAGGTATATTATCAAAATAAAGGATATTTTAATGCAAAAGCGCGCTACGAAGTTATTTCTTCCGAACAGAAAAAAAGAGCAAGTATCGATTATACGATAGTAAAAGGAAATCCATATTTTATTGATAGTTTGCAAGTAGTGATTAAATCGCCCGATTTGGATTCTATCTACAATTTACACAAAGACAAATCGCTTGTAAAGCAAGGAAAACAATACAATACGGCTGATTTTTACAATGAACGTGAACGCTTAACTGTTTTGTTTAGAAACTCCGGAATTTATAATTTTCAGTTAAATTCTATTAAACCTACGGTTGGAATTGATTCAATAACACCTGATTATAAACTTCCAACATTGATCAAAATTAACAACTTACAAGAGCGGAAACAGGATACAATTGTTGAAAAACCATACAAAGTGCATCGCATCAAAAAAGTAAATATTTATACAGATAATACCTTTGCCAATTCGCGATCAGAATATATTGATTCGGTTACTTATAATGAGTATACCATTTATTCGAATGAGAAGTTGCGTTTTCGTCCAAAGGCAATTACAGATGCGATTTTTGTTCATCCAGGTGATGTATATCGCGATAATGATCGGACATTGACATACAAACACATTAGTAATTTACGAACGTTTAAATACCCAAATATTCAGTATAAATACGATACCGATAGTCTTACCGATTTAGTGACGGATATATATTTGAGTCCGCTGAAAAAATTCTCGCTTGGTTTTGATATTGATGTTACACATTCTAACATTCAGGATTACGGATTTTCGTTTAGCACATCGTTGTTAAGCAGAAATGTATTTCGCGGCGCAGAAACGTTAGAAATTTCTGCGAGAGGAACATTAGGTGCTTCCAAAGATTTAGCCGATTCGGAAGATCAATTCTTCAATATTTCTGAAATTGGAGCTGATATTCGATTAAATTTTCCGCGTTTCTTCTTTCCGTTTAATACGGATAAAATCATTCCAAAATACATGTTGCCAACTACGGTTTTATCATTGGGAACAAGTGTGCAACAAAATATTGGATTGGACAGACAAACGTTTACAGGATTGATTCGTTACAATTGGACACCAAGTAAGAAGAATACATTTAATCTGGAATTATTCAATGTTCAATTCATTAGAAACTTAAACACAAGTAACTATTTTAACGTGTATACAAGTTCGTATGATCGCTTAAATGAGGTTGCTCAAAATTCTAATTATATTGCGGATGACGCTTCTTTGGATATCGCTTTGGGCGAAACAGATCAGTTTATAGAAGATGTTGTGAACAATGCTTTTTCGGTAACCGCAGATCAATTATCTACAGTTTTGAGTGTGGAACAACGTCAATTCCGATTGACACAAGATAACTTGATTGCTTCTTCGAAGATTAATTTTTTACACAACAACAAAGAAAATATTTCGGATAATACTTTTTTCCAATTCCGTACAGAACTAGAATTTGCAGGAAACTTTTTGTCTGCAATTGCTAATGTGACAAAATTAGATAAAAATGCGCGTGGAAAATATGAGCTTTTCGGCGTTCAGTATTCACAATATATAAAAACTGAGTTCGATTATATAAAACATTGGGAAATTTCGGCAAAGCAAGATGTATTGGCATTTCGTAGCTTTTTCGGGATTGCAATTCCGTATGGAAACTCAGATAATATTCCGTTTGCACGAAGTTACTTTGGTGGCGGATCGAATGACAACAGAGCTTGGAGCGCGTATCAATTAGGTCCAGGACGTTCGGCGAGTCTGTTAGATTTTAACGAAGCAAATTTAAAATTAGCATTTAACGTAGAATATCGTTTTGATTTGGTCGGAAGCTTCAAAGGTGCATTTTTTGCCGATGCCGGAAACATTTGGAATGTGTTTGATGATATTGGAGATAAAGATAGAGAGTTTAACGGATTTTCTTCTTTGCAAGATATTGCACTCGGAACTGGTTTTGGAATTCGGTACGACTTTAGCTTTTTTGTATTGCGATTTGATACAGGTTTCAAAACGTACGATCCTGCATATCCTATTGGCAATCGTTGGTTTAATGATTATAACTTTGGAAATGCTGTGTATAATATTGGGATTAATTATCCTTTTTAG
- the trkA gene encoding Trk system potassium transporter TrkA: MKIIIAGAGEVGYHLAKLLSYESQDITLIDCNKDNLEYADAHLDIRVIKGDATSVSILKDARVATADLVITVTSSETTNITICVLAKQLGCKRTIARISNTEFIDNQEELRFKDLGIDELISPEKLAAAEIRLLLNQSAFNDSYQFEDGALTMVGTTLQRTAPFIGKSVKETANVFPELHFAPIAIQRFGTQYTLIPRGDTIFKEGDQVYFITSKQGVDELYKLIGKVKEEIKNVMILGGSNIGFKTARDLCQNKFNVKLIEKDKVRAFELADDLPNALVIQGDGRNVELLEEEGVYDMDAFIAVTGNSETNIMSCLVAKSKNIRKTIALVENMDYFQLSQSIGIDTLINKKLLAANNIFRHIRKGDVVDMTRLNNMNAELLEFIVKPTSRVCDKKIIDLDFPRSAIIGGVIRDGEGMIALGDFHIKSGDRVVVCSLPRSINKIERMFL, from the coding sequence ATGAAAATTATTATTGCTGGAGCTGGTGAGGTTGGGTATCATTTAGCAAAACTCCTTTCTTACGAATCTCAAGATATTACGTTAATTGACTGTAATAAAGACAACTTAGAATATGCAGATGCTCACTTAGATATACGTGTCATTAAAGGCGATGCGACGTCTGTAAGTATCTTAAAAGACGCCAGAGTTGCAACCGCAGATTTGGTAATTACCGTAACTTCTTCCGAAACTACAAACATTACCATTTGCGTATTGGCAAAGCAATTGGGTTGTAAACGAACTATTGCACGAATTTCAAATACTGAATTTATAGATAATCAAGAAGAATTACGATTCAAAGATTTAGGAATCGATGAATTAATTTCTCCTGAAAAGTTGGCTGCTGCCGAAATAAGATTATTACTAAATCAATCAGCATTTAATGATAGTTACCAGTTTGAAGATGGCGCTTTAACAATGGTTGGAACTACGTTACAGCGTACCGCACCATTTATTGGAAAAAGTGTGAAAGAAACTGCAAATGTGTTTCCAGAATTACACTTTGCGCCAATTGCCATTCAACGATTTGGAACACAATATACGTTAATTCCTCGCGGAGATACTATATTCAAAGAAGGCGATCAAGTATATTTTATCACTTCAAAACAAGGTGTAGACGAATTATACAAATTAATCGGAAAGGTAAAAGAAGAGATCAAGAATGTCATGATTCTTGGCGGAAGTAATATTGGTTTTAAAACTGCGCGCGATCTTTGTCAGAATAAATTCAATGTAAAATTAATTGAAAAAGATAAAGTGAGAGCTTTTGAATTGGCAGACGATTTGCCAAATGCATTAGTAATTCAAGGTGACGGACGAAATGTAGAATTGCTTGAAGAAGAAGGTGTATACGATATGGACGCGTTTATTGCCGTTACTGGAAATTCAGAAACAAATATTATGTCGTGCTTGGTTGCGAAGTCGAAAAATATCCGAAAAACCATTGCGTTGGTTGAAAATATGGACTATTTTCAACTCTCACAATCTATCGGAATTGATACATTGATTAATAAAAAATTACTAGCTGCAAACAATATATTTAGACACATTCGTAAAGGTGACGTTGTCGATATGACGCGGCTCAACAATATGAATGCCGAACTATTAGAATTTATCGTAAAGCCAACTTCTCGCGTATGCGATAAAAAAATAATAGACTTAGATTTTCCTCGATCAGCCATTATTGGCGGCGTCATTCGTGATGGAGAAGGAATGATTGCTTTGGGCGATTTTCACATAAAATCAGGTGATAGAGTTGTCGTTTGTAGCTTACCAAGATCAATCAATAAAATAGAACGCATGTTTCTCTAA
- a CDS encoding MspI family type II restriction endonuclease → MDIKKALSESNKSKVLSGQGMTLFITTQLSELKNHGIIQDFEKKVNFKHRAFDYEDQFLANFVIHTVDDKRIIVRSSNSFRSDRAKIGFYDLDGILRLSNLSEDIISTIYLVSDEELQNSNFISLREKFINKEFYCPATHLFTLSEFVEFLQTYYEEKSSLFEDIQSEQKFKSIREAGSFYGIQGNKLEKEISEWLNNKTYLKRYKAIKEYSTYDIIIDTILKKYQLNKNDIIKIHTTNSIPLLKNGGNPKTDLFIQITTIDGEIISETISIKNTTKKRVSCHDYKADDFIRVLNCAGTKLETYLKLFQNYPTYSEFEDNLPINYTIEEFSNLMKGKAKLLTEWCLKGSHDIENLIDSSKQISNFVLINSNGKIHFFEYDKYIDYIMKNSTLKFSTPFSWTYPSKQRGKRIQLKMPILSSINN, encoded by the coding sequence ATGGACATAAAAAAAGCCTTATCCGAAAGTAACAAAAGTAAAGTCCTTTCAGGACAAGGAATGACTTTATTTATAACAACTCAACTTTCTGAATTAAAAAATCATGGAATAATTCAAGATTTTGAAAAGAAAGTCAATTTTAAACATAGAGCTTTTGATTATGAAGATCAGTTTTTAGCAAACTTTGTAATACATACTGTTGATGATAAAAGAATTATAGTTAGGTCATCAAATTCATTTAGAAGTGATAGAGCAAAAATTGGATTTTATGATCTTGATGGAATATTAAGATTATCAAATCTATCAGAAGATATCATTTCTACAATATATCTTGTTTCCGATGAAGAACTACAGAACTCAAATTTTATTAGTTTAAGAGAAAAGTTCATCAATAAAGAATTTTATTGTCCTGCAACTCACCTATTCACTTTATCAGAGTTTGTTGAATTCTTGCAAACATATTACGAGGAAAAATCATCTTTATTTGAAGATATTCAATCCGAACAAAAGTTTAAATCCATACGAGAAGCTGGAAGTTTTTATGGCATTCAAGGAAATAAATTAGAAAAAGAAATTTCTGAGTGGTTAAATAATAAAACGTATCTCAAAAGATATAAAGCAATCAAAGAGTATTCAACTTATGACATTATCATTGATACTATTTTAAAAAAGTATCAGTTAAACAAAAATGATATTATAAAAATTCACACAACAAATTCAATTCCGTTACTCAAGAATGGAGGTAATCCTAAAACGGATCTTTTTATACAAATAACAACTATAGATGGTGAAATTATTTCAGAAACAATTTCCATTAAGAATACTACAAAAAAAAGGGTAAGTTGTCATGATTATAAAGCAGATGACTTTATTAGAGTTCTTAACTGTGCAGGTACAAAATTAGAAACCTACTTAAAATTATTTCAAAATTATCCTACGTATTCGGAATTTGAAGACAATCTTCCAATAAATTACACAATTGAAGAATTTTCAAATCTAATGAAAGGTAAAGCAAAATTATTGACAGAATGGTGTCTTAAAGGCTCTCACGACATCGAAAACTTAATAGATTCATCAAAACAAATTTCAAACTTCGTACTAATAAATTCGAACGGAAAGATTCACTTTTTCGAGTATGATAAGTATATTGATTATATAATGAAAAACTCAACATTAAAATTTTCAACACCATTTTCTTGGACATATCCATCAAAACAAAGAGGAAAAAGAATTCAATTAAAAATGCCTATTTTATCTTCAATAAATAATTGA
- the ubiE gene encoding bifunctional demethylmenaquinone methyltransferase/2-methoxy-6-polyprenyl-1,4-benzoquinol methylase UbiE, translating into MSKNVTPYKESNLGKKEQVTEMFDTISKNYDGLNRVISFGIDIKWRKRVVKLVGATNPKTILDIATGTADLAINLAETSAERIVGLDISPGMLEVGKEKIEKKALSDKIEMVLGDGEKLPFENDSFDAITVAFGVRNFENLEQGLQEILRVLKPTGIFVVLETSVPVKTPFKQFYKFYTKNILPLIGKLFSKDNSAYGYLSESAAAFPYGENFNNILRKIGFIDVNDKPQTFGVASIYTATK; encoded by the coding sequence ATGTCAAAGAATGTAACACCGTATAAAGAGTCGAATCTGGGCAAAAAAGAGCAAGTTACAGAGATGTTTGATACGATTTCTAAGAATTATGATGGACTGAATCGTGTGATTTCTTTTGGAATTGATATTAAATGGCGAAAAAGAGTAGTAAAATTAGTGGGCGCAACAAATCCGAAGACAATTTTAGATATTGCCACTGGAACTGCCGACTTAGCAATTAACTTAGCAGAAACAAGTGCTGAACGTATTGTAGGACTCGATATTTCGCCAGGAATGTTGGAAGTAGGAAAAGAAAAAATTGAAAAGAAAGCATTAAGCGATAAGATAGAAATGGTATTAGGCGATGGAGAAAAACTTCCGTTTGAAAATGATTCTTTTGATGCAATTACCGTTGCTTTTGGTGTTCGGAATTTTGAAAACTTAGAACAGGGATTGCAAGAAATTTTGAGAGTTTTAAAACCAACTGGAATTTTTGTTGTGTTAGAAACTTCAGTTCCTGTAAAAACGCCATTCAAACAATTTTATAAATTTTACACAAAAAACATCCTACCACTCATCGGAAAACTGTTTTCTAAAGATAATTCTGCGTATGGATATTTGTCAGAATCGGCAGCCGCTTTTCCATATGGTGAGAACTTCAACAATATTTTACGAAAAATTGGGTTTATAGATGTGAACGATAAACCACAAACGTTTGGTGTAGCAAGTATTTACACCGCAACAAAATAG
- the dcm gene encoding DNA cytosine methyltransferase gives MNKEKFKFIDLFAGIGGIRMGFERNEFECVFSSEWDTFSQKTYLKNFAEMPSGDITKIDIKSIPNHDVLTAGFPCQPFSTIGKREGFQHPTQGTLFFDIVRILKEKKTSSFLLENVAGLKNHDKGKTFDTIIDTLRNELGYWVDFKILDSADFKVPQHRKRIYIVGFKNDSNSLIDFNWPKQSETKVGIGKFIETHEQGYNISKHLQNSYIFKKNDGRPQIVDENSNFPIKTLVSSYHKIQRLTGTFVKDGETGLRLLSENECKATMGFPKDFIFPVSRTQMYRQMGNSVAVPVIEAIANEIRQTLSTLEREVALKIDKNLVAH, from the coding sequence ATGAATAAAGAAAAATTCAAATTTATAGACTTATTTGCTGGCATTGGAGGAATTCGAATGGGTTTTGAAAGAAATGAATTTGAATGTGTATTTAGTTCTGAATGGGATACTTTTAGCCAAAAAACTTATTTGAAAAATTTTGCTGAAATGCCAAGTGGAGATATTACAAAAATTGATATAAAGTCTATTCCTAATCATGATGTATTAACTGCTGGATTTCCGTGTCAACCTTTTAGCACTATAGGTAAACGGGAAGGATTTCAACATCCAACACAAGGAACATTGTTTTTTGACATAGTACGAATTTTAAAGGAAAAAAAAACTAGTAGTTTCTTACTAGAAAATGTTGCTGGTTTAAAGAATCATGATAAAGGAAAAACATTTGATACCATTATTGATACTTTAAGAAATGAACTTGGATACTGGGTTGATTTCAAAATTTTAGATTCTGCCGATTTTAAAGTTCCTCAACATAGAAAAAGAATATATATTGTTGGATTTAAGAATGATTCTAATAGTTTAATTGATTTTAATTGGCCAAAGCAATCCGAAACCAAGGTTGGAATTGGTAAATTTATAGAAACACATGAACAAGGTTATAATATTTCTAAACATTTACAAAACTCATATATTTTCAAAAAAAATGATGGAAGACCGCAAATTGTAGATGAAAATTCAAATTTTCCAATTAAAACATTAGTTTCTAGTTATCATAAAATCCAACGATTAACAGGTACTTTTGTTAAAGATGGTGAAACGGGTTTGAGGCTATTATCAGAAAACGAATGTAAAGCTACTATGGGTTTCCCTAAAGACTTTATTTTTCCTGTATCTCGTACACAAATGTATAGACAAATGGGAAATTCTGTAGCAGTTCCTGTTATAGAAGCAATAGCTAACGAGATAAGACAAACTTTATCAACATTAGAAAGAGAAGTAGCATTGAAAATAGATAAGAACTTAGTCGCACACTAA
- the porT gene encoding type IX secretion/gliding motility protein PorT/SprT, producing MKKILVIICCVFTLQPAYSQLFSKKKVLNDASGGNGQIDNNILTWGYYLGFNSYDFKFTYNTNAEAIVRKPATGFNVGLVGDVKLNNYVNIRLEPGIFFSTRNLEYPESYGLTDPVDRAREIKSSYVHVPLLLKFSTKRINNFKPFVVGGFSTSLNLSSNQDNPDDNSNNQFRMKKATYYYEVGFGVDFYLYYFKFTPSIRGVFALNDELVRDVDPNSPWTGNIKAMKSRGVFINFTFQ from the coding sequence ATGAAGAAGATTTTGGTAATCATCTGTTGTGTTTTTACATTACAACCTGCTTATTCTCAGTTATTCAGCAAGAAGAAAGTATTAAATGATGCTAGTGGAGGAAATGGTCAAATAGACAATAACATCCTAACTTGGGGTTATTATTTAGGATTTAATAGTTACGATTTTAAGTTTACGTACAACACAAATGCAGAAGCTATTGTCCGAAAACCAGCCACAGGTTTTAATGTTGGATTGGTTGGAGACGTAAAGTTGAACAATTATGTAAACATACGTTTAGAGCCAGGAATTTTCTTTTCGACACGAAATTTAGAATATCCAGAAAGTTACGGATTGACAGATCCTGTGGATAGAGCGCGCGAAATAAAATCGAGTTATGTGCATGTTCCGTTACTTTTGAAATTTAGCACGAAACGAATAAATAATTTTAAGCCTTTTGTTGTTGGAGGATTTTCTACTTCGTTGAATTTATCTAGCAATCAAGACAATCCTGATGATAATAGTAACAATCAGTTTCGCATGAAGAAAGCGACGTATTATTACGAAGTAGGTTTCGGAGTCGATTTTTACTTATACTATTTTAAATTCACACCTTCTATTCGTGGCGTTTTTGCTTTGAATGATGAATTGGTTCGTGATGTAGATCCAAATAGTCCATGGACAGGAAATATTAAGGCAATGAAATCGCGTGGCGTTTTTATTAATTTTACGTTTCAGTAA
- the fbaA gene encoding class II fructose-bisphosphate aldolase, protein MSHTIKAGVATGNEVQEIFKLAKEKGFALPAVNVVGSNTINGVLETAAELNAPVIIQFSNGGGHFNAGKGLSNEDQKAAIAGSIAGAKHVHVMAEAYGVPVILHTDHCAKKLLPWIDGLLDASEKHFAETGKPLYSSHMIDLSEEPIEENIEICKKYLTRMSKMGMTLEIELGITGGEEDGVDNSDVDDSKLYTQPEEVAYAYEELMKVSPRFTIAAAFGNVHGVYKPGNVKLTPKILKNSQEHISKKYNVEHNHIDFVFHGGSGSTLEEIREAIGYGVIKMNIDTDLQFAFMSGIRDYMLTNQRYLAAQIGNPDGDDIPNKKTYDPRKWLREGELTFKTRLKQAFEDLNNVNTL, encoded by the coding sequence ATGAGTCATACAATCAAAGCAGGAGTTGCTACTGGAAATGAAGTACAAGAAATTTTTAAATTAGCCAAAGAAAAAGGCTTTGCTTTACCAGCTGTAAATGTTGTTGGATCAAACACTATAAACGGTGTTTTAGAAACAGCCGCAGAATTAAATGCTCCCGTAATTATACAATTCTCTAATGGTGGCGGACATTTTAACGCTGGAAAAGGACTTTCCAACGAAGACCAAAAAGCAGCAATCGCAGGTTCTATTGCAGGCGCAAAACATGTACATGTAATGGCAGAAGCATATGGAGTTCCTGTTATTTTACACACCGATCATTGCGCAAAAAAATTATTACCTTGGATTGATGGTTTGTTAGACGCAAGCGAAAAACACTTCGCCGAAACTGGAAAACCATTATATAGTTCACATATGATCGATCTTTCGGAAGAACCAATTGAAGAAAATATCGAAATTTGTAAAAAATATTTAACGCGCATGAGCAAAATGGGCATGACGTTAGAAATAGAATTAGGAATAACTGGCGGTGAAGAAGATGGAGTTGACAACAGCGATGTGGACGATTCTAAATTATACACACAACCAGAAGAAGTTGCCTACGCATACGAAGAGTTGATGAAAGTAAGTCCACGATTTACAATTGCGGCTGCTTTTGGAAACGTTCACGGAGTTTATAAGCCAGGAAACGTGAAATTAACGCCGAAAATCTTAAAAAATTCGCAAGAACATATCTCTAAAAAATACAATGTTGAGCACAATCATATTGACTTTGTATTTCACGGCGGATCTGGTTCTACGCTAGAAGAAATCAGAGAAGCAATCGGTTACGGAGTAATTAAAATGAACATTGATACGGACTTGCAATTCGCATTCATGTCAGGAATTCGTGATTATATGTTAACCAATCAAAGATACTTAGCGGCACAAATTGGAAATCCTGACGGAGACGACATTCCTAACAAAAAAACATACGATCCAAGAAAATGGTTACGTGAAGGCGAATTGACGTTCAAAACACGTTTAAAACAAGCATTTGAAGATTTGAACAATGTGAATACGTTGTAA
- a CDS encoding TrmH family RNA methyltransferase: protein MVSKRQIKIITSLHQKKYRKSIGLFVAEGKKVIDEFLNSHFELDSLFTTDENLFAVHPKVTVISEAELKKISFLKTPNKALALFKISDDKIASAEGFIVALDDVRDPGNLGTIIRLCDWFGVKQLVCSEATVDCYNPKVIQATMGSLTRVNVVYTDLGKYLAEAKLPVFGAFMDGDNVYKTKLPKDGILVMGNEANGVSEEVSKLITQKISIPRFGEIQATESLNVATATGILLNEFKRSLFL, encoded by the coding sequence ATGGTAAGCAAAAGACAAATAAAAATAATAACGAGTCTACATCAAAAAAAGTACCGAAAATCAATTGGTTTATTCGTTGCGGAAGGAAAAAAGGTCATTGACGAGTTTTTAAACTCTCATTTTGAGCTTGATTCATTATTTACTACGGACGAAAATTTATTTGCTGTACATCCAAAAGTAACCGTTATTTCTGAAGCTGAACTTAAAAAAATAAGTTTTTTAAAAACACCGAATAAAGCACTTGCACTTTTTAAAATTTCTGATGATAAAATCGCTTCCGCAGAAGGCTTCATAGTTGCACTTGATGATGTCCGAGATCCTGGAAATTTAGGAACCATCATTCGTTTGTGCGATTGGTTTGGCGTAAAACAACTCGTATGTTCTGAAGCTACTGTTGATTGTTACAACCCAAAAGTAATCCAGGCAACAATGGGTTCGTTAACACGTGTAAATGTTGTATATACAGATTTAGGAAAATATCTAGCCGAAGCAAAACTTCCAGTATTTGGTGCGTTTATGGATGGAGATAATGTCTATAAAACAAAACTGCCGAAAGACGGAATTTTAGTCATGGGAAATGAAGCAAATGGTGTTTCTGAGGAAGTTTCAAAATTAATCACACAAAAAATAAGCATTCCACGATTTGGAGAAATTCAAGCAACCGAAAGTTTAAATGTCGCAACAGCCACAGGAATATTGTTGAATGAGTTTAAAAGGAGTTTGTTTTTGTAG